Genomic window (Daucus carota subsp. sativus chromosome 5, DH1 v3.0, whole genome shotgun sequence):
aacccatCGGGTTttattcgggttcgggttaacccgaaacccgaaatacATAATTGTTTAGCAAAgatgaaaattcaaaaattcaataatttaGAACAAAAATATTACAAAGTCGGAAAATTTGAAagcaaattataatttaaacattACAAAACCATATGGTATTCTGTTCATTTAGTCTGCtaatatgaaaaacaaaacacttAAGCAACACTGGCAACTAATCCTGAGCATCCAGATTTTTGTATTCGGCCAATGCCTGAAATCCTCCCTGGCTCCTCctgcatataaaaattaaagaataagGAGCAAATAGCATTATCTACAGAAGTGAAATGAAGTGTATGCAGATGACATAAGAAGACAAAATCAGTAATAGTTAGCCCATACCTTAAAAAATCAGAGTTCTCTAGTAAAACAAGAATCCTCCACCTCAAAATCTTTATAGATAGTTGCATATCCCGAAGATGACTCACCTAAATCACATTATTTACatcaatatatattgaaataaaaacTGTACTTTTAATCTAAAAAGAGATGTAGATAGTATTACCTTTCATTTCAGCAGCCCACAACCAACTTTGAGCACACATCAAGGCTTCTATTGTAGTAGGATGAAGCCTGCTGCGATGTGGACTCACCAACCTTCCGCTGTAGCTAAAAGCTGACTCCGAAGCTACAGTAGACGCGGGAACAGCTAAAAGATCTCGAGCCATGCAAGCTAATGTTGGATATTTGGGTGAATTTAACTTCCACCAAGATAATACATCAAAACCATCTGCCTTTGTCCAAACATCCTCATCCAAATAATGTTCTAGCTCAGATTTTATGAAGTCCACCTTTTTACGTTTCTTAGtacttataaataaatcataCTGCGAAACATGTCCAGTAGTAGCTGAATTTGATGAAGTAACAGATTCATCATTCCCTTCTGTATTTGAATTAAGTTTTTGATGGTACTCCCTCAGCAAAGAAAAACAAAGAGTACGGACATTTTCAACTTCTACTAGAGCACGTGACCCAAAAagtttatcaaaataaaattccaACACCTCCAACTTGTATCTAGGATCCAAAACTGTTGAAACTCCAACAATACCATGAATCACATCCCAATATTTCTCAAATTTCACTAACATTTTCTCTGCCATTTTTTGTATAATGAAATTTGGACTTTCGCGCCATTCCGTCATAGCTAGTCGAATCTCACAAATATTAATGAAACAAGTGTTGGCAGTGGGGTATTTTGTTCCAGAAAATATTTCAGTTGCCTTGTAAAAAGGTTTCAATTTTCCACACACTTCTTTAGCAAATTCTCATTCTTCAGGAGAAGGGAGAGTTTTATATTGAGGCTCCTTATGACTCAATCTAGTGAACCCATCTTTGTACAACAATGCAGTTTCAAGCATCAAGTAGGTCGAGTTCCACCTAGTTACACAATCAAGTCCTAACTTTTTGGTATTTGGATTACGCAATTGTCGGGCTGTTTCCTCAAATCTCTCTTCCCTTTTAGGTGTTGCTGTCCAATAAGCAACTGAATCCCTAACTTTTCCAACTCCTGCCTTTATTTCATCTAATCCATCTTTTACAATCAAGTTCAAAATATGTGCTGAACAACGCATGTGAAACAAACTACCCCCTGCCAAAAGTGATGAAGTATCTAACCTTTCTAATACAGATTCAATCATGGCATCATTGGTGCTACAATTATCAACGGTAAcacatgaattttttttgtccaagttCCAATCCACCAAACAATCAACCAAATTCTCACATAGGGCATCTTTAGTGTGTGGACAAGGCACATATATAAACCTAAAGAATTAACAGAATAGACAAATACAATAATTACTAAATAGTCTAACTAGTCATGTACTAAAAACTCAGTATTTGACAAGATTAAAATGTGCATACCTCATGATAACACTATGCAAAGTCCAAGAATCATCAATAAAATGTGCGGTGACTGCCATGTATCCTTTTTTTTGATTGCTCGCAGTCCACAAGTCCGTTGTGATAGCAATTCTACTTTTATTGCTCTCCATCAAACTCATTGCCTTCACTTTCTCAAACTCATAAATTCGAAAAATCTCAGTTTTAATCGTGTTTCTACATGGAACCTTGAACAACGGCTGAAGTGAAGCTGAATACCTCTTAAATCCAATGTGGTCAATAATAGAAAGAGGGTACTTGTGCATGATAATCATACTTGCAAGCTCTTTCTTGGCTACAGCTTGATCAAAACTATAAGTGGTCATATGTGGCTGATCTTTGTTGAAGTTACTTGTCAAAAGTTTCTGccttatatttacatttttcgAATGCTTCTTCGTGTAATGATTTTTCAAGTGTGACGTTCCAGAACTGCCTTCAGCACTGAGGTCCTCTGGACAATATTTGCAGAATGCTCTAAAAACACCATCAACACTCCTCTTGTTGAAGTGGTTCCAGACTTCACTTCTTAATTTTGAACCACCCTTTcctttttgattttttgattgTGCTTGAGCATCTTCATTACCAGTCACATTTGGTCCAGTTACATCCGGGCTTGAATTGCT
Coding sequences:
- the LOC108221589 gene encoding zinc finger BED domain-containing protein RICESLEEPER 1-like, translating into MAEKMLVKFEKYWDVIHGIVGVSTVLDPRYKLEVLEFYFDKLFGSRALVEVENVRTLCFSLLREYHQKLNSNTEGNDESVTSSNSATTGHVSQYDLFISTKKRKKVDFIKSELEHYLDEDVWTKADGFDVLSWWKLNSPKYPTLACMARDLLAVPASTVASESAFSYSGRLVSHLRDMQLSIKILRWRILVLLENSDFLRRSQGGFQALAEYKNLDAQD